A single Leclercia sp. AS011 DNA region contains:
- the dnaE gene encoding DNA polymerase III subunit alpha, giving the protein MAEPRFVHLRVHSDYSMIDGLAKTGPLVKKAAAFGMPALAITDFTNLCGLVKFYGTAHGAGIKPVIGADFHVQSELLADEMTQITVLAMNNTGYQNLTLLISRAYQRGYGPQGPWIDRAWLAELNEGLLLISGGRMGDIGRCLLRGNGALVEQCVDFYKEFFPDRFYLELIRTGRPDEENYLHAAVALAEEHGLPVVASNDVRFINADDFDAHEIRVAIHDGFTLDDPKRPRNYSPQQYMRSEEEMCELFSDIPEALENSVEIAKRCNVTVRLGEYFLPQFPTGDMTTEDFLVMKSKEGLEERLEFLFPDPAVRAEKRPAYDERLDIELQVINQMGFPGYFLIVMEFIQWSKDNGVPVGPGRGSGAGSLVAYALKITDLDPLEFDLLFERFLNPERVSMPDFDVDFCMEKRDQVIEHVADMYGRDAVSQIITFGTMAAKAVIRDVGRVLGHPYGFVDRISKLVPPDPGMTLAKAFEAEPQLPEIYEADEEVRALIDMARKLEGVTRNAGKHAGGVVIAPTKITDFAPLYCDETGSHPVTQFDKNDVEYAGLVKFDFLGLRTLTIIDWALKMINPRRAKQGLEPIDIAAIPLDDKKSFDMLQRSETTAVFQLESRGMKDLIKRLQPDCFEDMIALVALFRPGPLQSGMVDNFIDRKHGREELSYPDVQWQHESLKPVLEPTYGIILYQEQVMQIAQVLSGYTLGGADMLRRAMGKKKPEEMAKQRGTFEEGARKNGVDGELAIKIFDLVEKFAGYGFNKSHSAAYALVSYQTLWLKAHYPAEFMAAVMTADMDNTEKVVGLVDECWRMGLKILPPDINSGQYHFHVNDDGEIVYGIGAIKGVGEGPIEAIIEARNQGGYFRELFDLCARTDIKKLNRRVLEKLIMSGAFDRLGPHRAALMNSLADALKAADQHSKAEAIGQADMFGVLAEEPEQIEQSYASCQPWPEQTVLDGERETLGLYLTGHPINQYLKEIERYVGGYRLKDMHPTERGKITTAAGLVIAARVMVTKRGNRIGICTLDDRSGRLEVMLFTDALDKYQQLLEKDRILIVSGQVSFDDFSGGLKMTAREVMDIDEAREKYARGLAISLTDRQIDDQLLNRLRQSLEPHRSGTIPVHLYYQRADARARLRFGASWRVSPSDRLLNDLRGLIGSEQVELEFD; this is encoded by the coding sequence ATGGCTGAACCACGTTTCGTACACCTGCGGGTGCACAGCGACTATTCCATGATTGATGGGCTGGCGAAGACCGGGCCGCTGGTGAAAAAGGCGGCCGCCTTTGGCATGCCTGCGCTGGCGATCACCGACTTCACCAACCTGTGCGGTCTGGTGAAGTTCTACGGAACGGCGCACGGGGCCGGTATTAAGCCGGTGATTGGTGCCGATTTTCACGTTCAGAGCGAGCTTCTCGCCGATGAAATGACGCAGATCACCGTTCTGGCGATGAACAACACCGGTTATCAGAACCTGACGTTGCTGATCTCCCGGGCCTATCAGCGCGGCTACGGTCCGCAAGGGCCGTGGATCGATCGCGCGTGGCTGGCGGAGCTGAATGAAGGCCTGCTGCTGATCTCCGGCGGGCGTATGGGCGACATTGGCCGATGCCTGCTGCGCGGCAATGGCGCGCTGGTGGAACAGTGCGTCGATTTTTATAAAGAATTCTTCCCGGATCGCTTCTATCTGGAGCTGATCCGTACCGGCCGTCCTGATGAAGAGAACTATCTGCACGCCGCGGTGGCCCTTGCAGAAGAGCATGGTCTGCCGGTTGTGGCATCCAATGACGTGCGCTTTATCAATGCCGACGATTTTGATGCTCATGAGATTCGCGTTGCTATCCACGACGGCTTTACCCTCGACGATCCGAAACGTCCGCGCAACTATTCGCCGCAGCAGTACATGCGCAGCGAAGAGGAGATGTGCGAGCTGTTTTCCGATATCCCGGAAGCGCTGGAAAACAGCGTAGAGATCGCCAAACGCTGCAACGTCACCGTCCGCCTGGGCGAGTACTTCCTGCCGCAGTTCCCGACCGGGGACATGACCACGGAAGACTTCCTGGTCATGAAATCGAAAGAGGGTCTGGAAGAGCGTCTGGAATTCCTCTTCCCGGATCCGGCCGTTCGCGCCGAGAAGCGCCCGGCCTATGACGAACGTCTGGATATTGAACTCCAGGTGATTAACCAGATGGGGTTCCCCGGCTACTTCCTGATCGTTATGGAGTTTATCCAGTGGTCGAAGGACAACGGCGTGCCGGTAGGGCCTGGCCGTGGTTCGGGTGCCGGATCGCTGGTGGCCTATGCGCTGAAAATTACCGATCTCGATCCGCTGGAATTTGACCTGCTGTTCGAACGTTTCCTTAACCCGGAACGTGTCTCGATGCCCGACTTCGACGTCGACTTCTGCATGGAGAAACGCGACCAGGTCATCGAGCACGTGGCGGACATGTACGGCCGCGATGCGGTATCGCAGATCATTACCTTCGGTACGATGGCGGCAAAAGCGGTTATTCGCGACGTGGGCCGCGTGCTGGGGCATCCATACGGTTTTGTCGATCGCATCTCGAAGCTGGTGCCGCCCGATCCGGGCATGACCCTGGCGAAAGCCTTCGAAGCCGAGCCGCAGCTACCGGAAATTTACGAGGCTGACGAAGAGGTCAGAGCGCTGATCGACATGGCGCGCAAGCTGGAAGGTGTCACCCGTAACGCCGGTAAACACGCCGGTGGGGTGGTGATTGCCCCGACCAAAATTACCGATTTTGCGCCGCTGTACTGCGATGAAACCGGCTCGCACCCGGTCACCCAGTTCGATAAAAACGACGTGGAATACGCCGGCCTGGTGAAGTTTGACTTCCTCGGCTTGCGTACGCTCACCATCATCGACTGGGCGCTGAAGATGATCAACCCGCGCCGGGCCAAACAGGGTCTGGAGCCGATTGATATCGCGGCGATCCCGCTGGATGACAAGAAAAGTTTCGACATGCTGCAGCGTTCGGAGACCACGGCGGTCTTCCAGCTTGAATCCCGCGGCATGAAAGATCTGATCAAACGTCTGCAGCCTGACTGCTTCGAAGACATGATCGCGCTGGTGGCCCTGTTCCGTCCGGGCCCGCTGCAGTCGGGGATGGTAGATAACTTTATCGACCGTAAGCACGGTCGCGAAGAGCTCTCTTATCCGGATGTACAGTGGCAGCACGAAAGCCTGAAACCGGTCCTGGAGCCCACCTACGGCATTATCCTGTATCAGGAACAGGTCATGCAGATTGCCCAGGTGCTCTCCGGCTACACCCTCGGCGGCGCGGATATGCTGCGTCGTGCGATGGGTAAGAAAAAGCCGGAAGAGATGGCCAAGCAGCGCGGGACCTTTGAAGAAGGAGCGAGAAAAAACGGCGTTGACGGCGAACTGGCAATAAAAATCTTTGATCTGGTAGAGAAATTTGCCGGATACGGGTTTAACAAGTCACACTCCGCCGCCTACGCGCTGGTCTCCTATCAGACGCTGTGGCTGAAAGCGCACTACCCGGCAGAGTTTATGGCCGCGGTAATGACCGCCGATATGGATAACACCGAGAAGGTGGTCGGTCTGGTGGATGAGTGCTGGCGCATGGGGCTCAAGATCCTGCCGCCGGACATCAACTCCGGTCAGTACCATTTCCACGTTAACGATGACGGGGAGATTGTTTACGGTATTGGCGCCATTAAAGGCGTGGGTGAGGGGCCGATCGAAGCGATTATCGAGGCCCGTAATCAGGGCGGTTATTTCCGCGAGCTGTTCGACCTCTGCGCCCGTACCGATATTAAAAAGCTTAACCGCCGGGTGCTGGAAAAACTGATCATGTCCGGGGCCTTTGACCGCCTTGGACCACACCGCGCCGCGCTGATGAACTCGCTGGCCGATGCCCTGAAGGCCGCCGATCAGCATTCGAAAGCCGAAGCCATTGGTCAGGCGGATATGTTCGGCGTGCTGGCCGAAGAGCCAGAGCAGATCGAACAATCCTATGCCAGCTGTCAGCCGTGGCCGGAACAGACGGTGCTGGACGGCGAGCGTGAAACGCTGGGTCTGTACCTGACCGGGCACCCGATCAACCAGTATCTTAAAGAAATTGAGCGCTATGTCGGAGGCTATCGGCTGAAAGACATGCATCCGACAGAACGTGGTAAGATTACCACGGCTGCGGGGCTCGTCATTGCCGCGAGGGTTATGGTCACCAAGCGCGGCAATCGTATCGGCATCTGTACCCTGGATGACCGTTCCGGGCGGCTGGAGGTGATGTTATTCACCGACGCGCTGGATAAATATCAGCAGTTGCTGGAAAAAGACCGCATACTTATCGTCAGCGGACAGGTCAGCTTTGATGACTTCAGTGGGGGGCTTAAAATGACCGCCCGCGAAGTGATGGACATTGACGAAGCCCGGGAAAAATATGCTCGCGGGCTTGCTATCTCGCTGACGGACAGGCAAATTGATGACCAGCTTTTAAACCGACTCCGTCAGTCTCTGGAACCCCACCGCTCGGGGACCATTCCAGTACATCTCTACTATCAGAGGGCGGATGCGCGTGCACGATTGCGCTTTGGTGCGTCGTGGCGTGTCTCTCCGAGCGATCGTTTACTCAACGATCTGCGTGGCCTCATTGGTTCGGAGCAGGTGGAACTGGAGTTTGACTAA
- the accA gene encoding acetyl-CoA carboxylase carboxyl transferase subunit alpha, producing the protein MSLNFLDFEQPIAELEAKIDSLTAVGRQDEKLDINIDEEVHRLREKSVELTRKIFADLGAWQVAQMARHPQRPYTLDYVRLAFDEFDELAGDRAYADDKAIVGGIARLDGRPVMIIGHQKGRETKEKIRRNFGMPAPEGYRKALRLMEMAERFNMPIITFIDTPGAYPGVGAEERGQSEAIARNLREMSRLSVPVICTVIGEGGSGGALAIGVGDKVNMLQYSTYSVISPEGCASILWKSADKAPLAAEAMGIIAPRLKELKLIDTVIPEPLGGAHRKPEVMAASLKAQLLADLADLDVLSKEDLLNRRYQRLMSYGYA; encoded by the coding sequence ATGAGTCTGAATTTCCTTGATTTCGAACAGCCGATTGCAGAGCTGGAAGCGAAAATCGATTCTCTGACCGCCGTTGGCCGTCAGGATGAAAAACTGGATATTAACATCGACGAAGAAGTGCATCGTCTGCGTGAAAAGAGCGTAGAACTGACGCGCAAAATCTTTGCCGATCTCGGCGCATGGCAGGTTGCCCAGATGGCACGCCATCCACAGCGTCCGTACACCCTGGATTATGTCCGCCTGGCGTTCGATGAATTCGACGAGCTGGCAGGCGATCGCGCTTATGCTGACGATAAAGCTATCGTTGGCGGTATCGCACGCCTCGACGGTCGTCCGGTGATGATTATTGGCCACCAGAAAGGGCGCGAAACCAAAGAAAAAATTCGCCGCAATTTCGGGATGCCAGCGCCGGAGGGTTACCGCAAAGCCCTGCGTCTGATGGAGATGGCCGAGCGTTTCAACATGCCGATCATCACCTTTATCGACACCCCGGGTGCTTATCCGGGCGTCGGTGCAGAAGAGCGCGGTCAGTCTGAAGCGATTGCCCGCAACCTGCGCGAAATGTCACGCCTGAGCGTGCCGGTTATCTGCACCGTTATCGGTGAAGGTGGATCCGGTGGTGCGCTGGCGATTGGCGTGGGCGATAAAGTGAATATGCTGCAGTACAGCACCTATTCCGTTATCTCCCCGGAAGGCTGTGCATCCATTCTGTGGAAAAGCGCCGACAAAGCGCCGCTGGCCGCAGAAGCGATGGGCATTATCGCCCCGCGCCTGAAAGAGCTGAAGCTGATCGATACCGTTATCCCGGAACCTCTGGGTGGCGCGCACCGTAAGCCAGAAGTAATGGCGGCCTCGCTGAAGGCGCAGCTGCTGGCCGATCTCGCAGACCTCGACGTGCTGAGCAAAGAAGATCTGCTTAACCGTCGTTACCAGCGTCTGATGAGCTACGGTTACGCGTAA